In the genome of bacterium, the window TACGCAAAAAGCAGAGGTTATAAATCATCTCTCGAAGCAGCCCTTGATGTAAACAATATTTCGGTTTCAGTATATATATCTCTTATCAATAATGTCAATAAAAATATCGAAACGCTGTACAGGTATCTTAAAATAAAAAAAAGGCTTCTCAAAGTCGATACACTCCATTACTATGATCTCTATGCACCGGCAGTTAAGAGTGTGGATCTTGAATTCAGTTATGACCAGGCTCGTCAGATTGTGATAGATGCACTTAAACCGCTTGGTGAAGAATATTTGTCAGTTGTAAATCGGGCATTTATTGAGAAATGGATTGATGTTTATCCTACAACCGGAAAACGTTCCGGTGCTTACAGCAATGACGGCGGATATGATGTTCATCCGTATATGCTTCTAAATTATAATGGAAAGTACAATGATGTAAGCACTTTGATTCATGAAATGGGACATTCCATGCATACTTATTTATCAAACAAAAATCAGCCTTTCCCTACGGCAGATTATTCTATTTTTGTTGCAGAGGTTGCATCTACTCTTAATGAGGCCCTTCTTATGAATAAGATGCTTTCCGAAATTGAGGATTCCGATATTAGATTGTCTCTGCTTATGGAGTATCTTGACGGAGTAAAAGGCACTCTCTTCCGTCAGACACAGTTTGCTGAGTTCGAACTGAAGATTCATGAAAAAGCTGAAAAGGGAGAGCCTCTTACAGGTGATGCACTGACTGAAATTTATATTGATATGCTGAAGAGATACTACGGCCATGATAAGGGCTTTTGTTTTATAGATGATATGGCAGGAGTAGAGTGGGCATATATCCCTCATTTTTATTATAATTTTTATGTATATCAGTATGCGACTTCTTTTACTGCTTCCACAGCCCTTGCACTGAAGGTGATCAACAAAGAAAAGGGTGCAAAGGAAAAAGTAATTAAATTTTTATCAGCCGGGTGTTCTGAATATCCTATTGATGTCTTGAAAGTTGCAGGCGTTGATATGAACAGTTTGGAACCTTTTGATTTAACCGTTAAATATGTAAATAATGTTATGGATGAAATTGAAAAAATTTTGGCTGAGAGGGGAGAATAAATCTATCTGTTTAAAGATTTACAAAGGTCAGTGCCCTTAGATTGTTTCTTAGATTAAGAATGTTTTGCTCGTGAATCAATTGTGCAGTTTCCCTAATCCTTTAATCAGTTTTACAAAAAAGTTTTCTCTCCTTAAGAATTGGAGGATTAAATCCGATATTTTGGATGTCCTCAAATAACCGAATGATTTATGGTGATTTTCTCTGTTCTTAAATACATAATCATTATATACTAACTGATCTTTTACTTTTACACCGGATTTATTTTTTCTGTATTTTGAAGCAAGAGTGTATTTAAGCGGTATTTTGTCCTCCGGATCGTAAAGATTTATCCATTGCCCTTTAATTGATTCCGGTATAGGCAGAGTTTTAACGGAATTTCTCAGCCTATGCTCCTTTTTTATTTTTTCCATTATAACAGGGATCCCGAGAGGAGAGCCTATGGTGACAAAGGTGTCGATATTCAAAATGTCCTGTTTTTTAAAAAGCACATCGTAGGCAATAATTGAACCCATTGAGTGGGCAATCAGCATAATTTTCTTTTTACGATTTTTATAAAGAACATCAAACAGACGATTTTGAATTTTTTCCCTGACTCCGTTATCATCTGCAGATTCAGGAGAGTAGTACACATTGAGATCTTTAAACAAGTGCTTAATAAGAATGTCAGTAATGTCGGAGAAATTAATTGTGAGGTCGCTGTTTAAAAAAACTTTGGCAAATTGAGTTTCAAACAGCTCTACAATTTTATTGCTTATATTTTCATGCTCGTCATTATTAAAGCCGATACGAAGAGAGGGAACATAAGGTTCTGCAAGAAAAAGATGATGTGCAGGGTCTGTTTCAAATGCATCAAGAGGCTCTTTATGAAGAATATCAGCCCAATAAACAAGATAAAATGGAATCTGTTTCAATTTTCTTTTTTTATTCCATTCCAATCCTTCGATTATTGAATCTTTCCACCATTGTTCGAGAATTTGAACAGAAGGTTTGTTCTTCAGCCCGTGAATACCAATAATAATTTTTTTCATCTATACTCTGATTCAGTCCTTGTCATTGTACCACCATTTTAGGAAGGGAAGTTCAAATTGAGAAAAAAGTTGTACTTCTCCTGCAATAAACCCGAGAACCAGTCCGGTGCGTGCAAAACCGTATATCTGCTGCCAAACAATATACAGAATGCTTCCAAAGGCTGTATCAGGAGGAATAATCTTTATAATAGCAAGATAAATCAGGGTCAGGGCAATTGCTGCCGCAAAAAAAATAAAAAACAGACTGAGAGTTTTAAAAGGGTAACGGAAAACAAATCTCCACCCTTCTTTTATTGAAGTTCTCATAACTCTGTTTTTAGTAAAAATTGTTCTTATCTGTGCAAAATCAAATGCTATTTTTACTAATACCATGAGAGAACCGATAATAAGTATCTGTATAATAAGCAGAAGAAGTATCAATGATTCCGAATCAGCAGCAATGCTTTTTGCAAGAGCTGACAGAGGAATATTGAGAAGCAGAACAGGAATCAAAAACAGGATAGAGAAGAGAAAAAGCCTGATGAACCTGAAAAAGTAAAAGGAAGAATCCTTAAAAAATCCTGCAAAGGTAAATTTGTCCTCTTTTCCCATGAAGAATGATATTATACCGCCTTTAAGGAACATGTAGAAGAAAAGAAAAAAGAACAGCAGCCATATCAGCAGCAATCCTGCAAATTGAACTGCTCCCTGGTTATATATATTAAATTCAGTAATGGAAATAGATATTATTCCTCCAGAAAAAATAGAGCCTGCGCTTAAACTCCTGCCTGCAAAGTCCCTGAATTCAGATGAAAGCGGTATTCCAATAAAAATGCTTAAAATCAGCTGAGATAAAAAGATGAAAAGCCACAATTTTATGTTGCCGAATACCTTTTTAATTGAGCTGTAAAATATTTTTATAACCATGATTCCCTCTGCAGTTAAATAATAAGCGTGATTATATGAAATATTGCCTGATAGAATGAAATTAAATTAGAAGTGAAGTACAGAATGGGCCTGTTTTTTATTTCAGCGGTTTTAGAATTGTTTGTATGATTTGAATCAAGCAGAAGTTTTCCGCCAGGATCTACGGCAGCAGAGAGGATTTTGTCAGGTCTTATAAAAGTGTATTTTTTCCATCTGTCTTTACCGTCCCAGGCGAATTTCAATGAATCCCCGCTGTCAAATACAATTAGTACATCAACAGGGAGCACAGCTTCTCCTTTTCGGTAAATTTTCACAACAGAGCGGAATAGATTTTTTTTGCTGTTTAATTCTGTTTTTGCGGAATCTGAGAATATGCCTTTGGGTTTACGTACTTTATGACAGAAGGCAGATTCAACCTTATAATCAAGTTCAAGGGAATTTTTTAAAAATTGATCAAAATAAAAATTATAGTCCTTCCCTGTTACTTCATTTACAATTTTTATAAAATCCTCAGAATGGGGGTGTTTAAATTTCCAGCGGTCAAAGTACGTGCGGAATATTTTTTTCATATTATCAGTGCCGATAATGTTTTCAAGAGTTCTCAGCATAAGTACAGATTTCTGGTAGGAGAAAAGAGAATAACCTCCGCCTATATAGGTCCATGACGGCCTCAGTATTCTGTCAAGCCTTGCTTTGCCTATGTACGCGGAGCGGGCATTGGAAATTTCTCCGATTTTTATTCCTGCAAAGTCTATCAGGGATGTTTCTTGTCCGTAATACTTGTCCATTATTTTAGATTCAAAATAGCTGTTAATTCCTTCATCAAGCCATGCTTCCTCAAATTCGTTGCTCCCTACAATGCCGTACCAGAATTGATGGCCGAATTCATGGACAACAACCATCTCTACAAATCTCAGGCCTTTGGGTATATTCCAGATAGTACCGCCTGTAATAAACTGGGGGTATTCCATTCCGGATGCCCTGAATGCTCCTGTAGGAGGATGCAGTATTGTGATATGGCTGTAAGGATATTTTCCTGCCCATTCTTCAAAGAAATCGAGGTCATGTCTGATTGCAGTAAAACTGCGTTCTACTGAAGATTCATGGTCTTTTTCATAAATCAGAGAGATTCTGATGCCTTTGTAAGTTATCTCTTTTTTTAGAAAATGGGGCCATGCTGTCCATGCAAAATCATGAACATCTTCGGCATAAAAAGTCACTTTTTTTGAGCTGTCAATTTGTTTTACATCGGTTTTTATTCCTGTTGCTTCAATCTTAAAATTTGAAGGAAGAGTTATGCTTACGTTATACTTTCCATAATCTGAAAAGAATTCACTGTTTCTATGAAATTGATGGCAGTTCCATTTTCCGTTTTTTTCAAATACACCAACTTTTGGGAACCATTGCCCTGCGAGAAAGAAATTTTTATAAAATCCTGTTCTTGCGTAAATTGGAGGGAACTGAGTTGTAAAATTCAGGTTGAGAGTTATTGAGGCTCCGGGGAGTACCGGCCTTTTGAGTTTGAGCAATGCAACTGTCCTGTCATAAGAATTGCTGTCATCCGGCTGAACAAAATAAAGATTTCCCGTTAAATCTATTCCCCTGTAATCGGATATATGATTTATCTTAACCCATCCCCATTGATTTTTTTTCTCAAGGAGTTTTGCCTTTCCGCCTGCTTCTTTAATAAATGTTGAATAGTTATTTTTAAAAGCATTCATGTAGAGATGAAAATATATCTCTTTGGCAGGTTTTGATGTGATGTTTTTCCAAATAATGGTTTCTTTGCCGGAAATTTGCTTCTTTTGTACATCAAGAGTTACATCAATAGTGTAAGAAGCATTCCTCGGACTTCGCGGAGCAGATGATTGAGACCAGAGTAGTGAGTGGAGGATGAGGATAAAAATGCATATTCGAAGATGCTGTTTCATAGTACCTCTCCCTGAAAAATTGCCCTTTGTTCATGATTAATATTATGCTGTTACGATGATTCCTCCAGCTTTTTTTTAAGCTCGTTAATTTTTTGCGTGTATTTTTCGGTGTCTTCGGGGTATTTCTCAATTAATATTTCGTAAACCTGAATTGCCTTTTTAAACTGCCCCTGTGCCGAGTATATCTCTCCAAGAGTAGGGCTTACAATTTTAAGAGAGCTTTTTTCCCCATTGTCTGCATCTTCTTCCGGTTCCGGCTCCGGTTTTGGTTCCGAAATATCATTTTGCTGCTCAGCGGGCTGTTCTGTTATTCCCTGCCCGGTGTCTTCGTTAATTTCCGATAGAGGTTCGGGAGATTCTTCTTGTACTTTTTTTTCTGCAATTTGTTCGGTTATCTCTGCGTCAGAAACATCGGTAATAGATTCTTCCTGTTCCTCTGATACTGTATCATCAGCAGGGATCTCTTCAGTTGAATCGGGAATTTCAATTTCCGGCTCCTTATCTTCAGCAGAAACAGTATCCCGGCCTGAAGAAACTTCGGCATCTTCATCTTTAAACAATTGATCGCTTATTCCGGGTTCGTCGAATTCTTCATCTTTAAAGAAATCAATACTCTCTTCTTCAGAAGAAGATACAGGTACCTGTTCTGCTGTGTCTTGACTTCCCTGATCTGTAGTTCCTGTTATATTTGAAAGAAAGCCTTCTTCAAAGAATGGTTCGTCAGATGTATCTTCCGGTTTAACATCCGTATCTTCATCAGGCAGCAGGATGTCCTTTAAATGTTCATCTTCGGTGTAGAGATTTTCAGTTTCGGATTTTTGATTTATGGCCTGATTTATATCATTGACTATTTCATCAAGTCCTGTGTCAGGCAGATTTTCGTTAATATCAGGCTCTGAAATATTCTTTTCGGCAAGTTCCGGTTCATCCTCCGGAAGAGCCGCACTATTTTTGCCAGCTTCCTTTTCCTCTTCTGTTTCGGATTTATTCTCAGGCTGTTTTTCAAACAGCTTTTCAGCATTGTTAATAGTATTTTCAAGTTCTTGGTTTTTATTATCGTTCCCGGAAGAAGCTGAAATATCGTCGAGGTCAAAATCCGAAAGATCCAACTCCCCTGAATAGCTTTCATTAGATTTATTGTCAGCAGAATGATCTTCGGATATTTTATTGAGGCCTTCTCCTGATGCGGCAAATTTTTCAAGATCAAATTCGGAAAGATCCAATTCGGAATTTTTTGAAGATGAAGCCTCGCCTGCCTTGATATTAAGCTCCTGTTTTTTCTGTGAGACCTTTTCACTGCGTTCAAAAATAGGGGGAGTACCGGATATCCACTCTTTTTCTTTGGGGCCGGAATATACGTTTTTACCTTCAGGAGGTTTTACTGAAAATGAAAAAGTATCCAGCATCTGTGCTGTCTCTTCGTCAAGAGGATCTATTTCAAGAATGTCCCTGTAATGAATAGCAGCCTGATTTTCCCATCCGATTCTTGCCATAAGGTCGCCGAGTAGTTTATGGGCATGAAGGAATAAACGATCATGTGATATGACTTTTTTAAGAGCCTCTTCTGCTTTTTCTCTTAAATTTTTTGCAATGTATGCTTTTGCAAGTACAAAGTGTCCTGTGACATAAGAAGGGGATGCCTGAATGCCCTGCTCAAGCAGATTTATTGCATCATCAATTCTGCCCTGTTCAAGATAGAGCCCTGCAAGGCGGGCAAACACAAGGGATTTAGGGTTATTCTTTATAATATTTTCAAGAGATTGAGTAATGTTTTTATCATTCATGCTTTGACCTGTTGAATAATTTAAATGTTTTCACCTGGGGGAATCTAAAAAATGTATTAATAATTACCTTTAATGACAAGCATTTTTCTCAAATTAATGTATAAATTTTAAGTTTTTTACCAACCTGAAACTGTTTTGTTAAGAATATCTGTTGTAAGTTTTGATACTGCATCTTTAATTCCCTGATTTCTGTCGCTTTCATATTGGCCCCACTGAGACCAGGTCTCTTCCCAGAATACTTTACGCTTTTTCACATCTTCAAAAGATACTTTAATGTTAATTGTAATTCTGTACGATGAAGCGTTTTCATTAGCATCGTACTGTCCTGCCCTGTCTGTAATCTGAAGTATTGTTCCCTTTAAAATGGAATCTGCATTTCGTGTGTCTGCTATTTTTAAAGTATTGTCTGCGGATATAGCCTCAATTAATGCATCTGTAATCTGCTGGTCAATGCCGAATTCCGGAGTGTTATTTTCAAAAAGAGGGATTCCTACTGTTTTGATATTAGATGGAATAGTGGATCCGGAAAAAGAGTAGATTCCGCAGCCTGCAGAAAATCCGAGAAAAGCAAAAATAAAAATAAATAAAATATATTTCAGGATATCCGCAATTTTAATCTTCAAGATTGTGCTCCTTTATCTTTCTGTATAGAGTTCTTTCGCCTATTCCAAGGGCCCTTGCTGCTTTTCTTCTGTTGCCCTTAAATTTCCTTAAAGCTTGTTCAATAAGAATTCTTTCCATGTCTCTGAGGTTGAAATTTGTATCTTCCTGTGCAATCGGCTGATCTATGGGAGTTGCAGGCAGTTCGGAAGAAATCGGATGAGGAATTGGCTTATACGGAGGATTATAGTTTTTTCTGATAAAGGTTCTGATATCTTCCACAGCAAGCCTTAAATCCACCAGTGCCCTGTATATCAGCTCACGCTCGGCCTGATCCGGAGACTTATTTAAAACAACAGGCAGATTTCTGTCATCTTCGGGGATAGTTGTTTTAAGATGTGAAGTAAGAAGGGCTTCATCTATTTTTTCACCTTTTCCAAGGATCAAAACCCGTTCTACTACATTTTTTAACTCGCGGATATTTCCGGGCCACGGATTTTGTTCGAGCAGCCGGAACGCATCTGCTGTAAACCCTCTGAACGGAATGTTATTTTTTTCACTTAGCTCTCTTGCAAAATACAGAGCAAGCATTCTTATGTCGTCCCTTCTCTTTCTCAATGGGGGGAGTTGTATATTTACTGCGTTTAGCCGGTAAAAGAGGTCTTTGCGGAATTCACCTTTTGAAACAGCCTGTTCAAGATTTTGGTTTGTCGCTGCAATAACTCTCACATCTGTTCGGATGGATGTTGTGCCTCCAACCCTCATAAATTCCTGCGTTTCAAGTACACGAAGCAGCCGCACCTGGGTGGACAGGGGCATTTCTCCGATCTCATCAAGAAAAAGCGATCCTCTGTCTGCAATTTCAAAATAACCTTTTCGTTTTTCTGTTGCGCCTGTAAATGAGCCTTTTTCATGCCCGAACAGCTCACTCTCCAGCAACCCTTCGGGAATTGCTCCGCAGTTTACAGTAACTATCGGGTTCTGAGCTCTCGGGCTTAACAAGTGAATTGCCCTTGCTATTTTTTCCTTGCCTGTTCCGCTTTCTCCTGTAATCAGTACAGTTATCTGCAATGGAGATACCTGCTTAACCGTCTCAAGTACTTTAAGAAACTCGTCAGACTTTCCTATGATACCGAGAGATGAGATAATACTGTTTGCTTTTTTTTCCATTCAGATCCTCAAAATATCTCCATCATTGAGTAAAACAACATTCCGGTCGGAATTATCGAATTTTCCGTCCGGATTAAAATCCGGCGGGAAATGAGTGAGAGCTATTTTTTTAATATTAAATTTTTCTGCAAATGAAAGAACCGAATCCATTGAAATGTGGGCAGTTTCAGAAATAAGAAGGGGAGAGTTAAAAGCATAATCTCTCAGATGGTTTAATGACCGGACATCAGACGAGTAGATTGCCTTTTTATTTCTTTCTGTGATGATAATGCTGAAACTGTACACATTCTCATTAAATTTTTCCCCTTGCTTTCCGGCATTCAGATGATCATTGCCTGCTGCTGTTAAAGAAAGGCTGCTATTTTTAAAAAAAATACCATTTTTCAAAGGCCTGAAAATAAGCCTGAACGGAAGCGTTTCAGGCCTGATTCTCATGTAAGGTAAAAAGGTTCGGAATGCATCGCATAAATATTCAGGTGCATAGATTATGAAATCATTTTTACGTTCAGTTAGTTTCATCCAGAACAGAAGGCCGAAAATGCCGGCAGAATGATCAATATGAGCATGAGT includes:
- the pepF gene encoding oligoendopeptidase F — encoded protein: MKTGIVKSQTRSRQEVSQEYKWNLSDIFQSDESWQKAKDEFIKKMDGVVKYKSRLASSSKILLECLEFNSSLEKEFSRLYSYSSMKSDEDTRNSKYLGFRQEMSQIGTEYSAKAAFIEPEIAAVDKEVINNFLRNEQGLRKYEMYLNDIFRRKAHKLSEKEERILALAGMITDGSYTIYSIFSNAEMPYPEVKLHDGTIVKIDQAGFSRYRALANREDRIIVFEKFWENYKKFKSTLGAGLYTNVKKDMFYAKSRGYKSSLEAALDVNNISVSVYISLINNVNKNIETLYRYLKIKKRLLKVDTLHYYDLYAPAVKSVDLEFSYDQARQIVIDALKPLGEEYLSVVNRAFIEKWIDVYPTTGKRSGAYSNDGGYDVHPYMLLNYNGKYNDVSTLIHEMGHSMHTYLSNKNQPFPTADYSIFVAEVASTLNEALLMNKMLSEIEDSDIRLSLLMEYLDGVKGTLFRQTQFAEFELKIHEKAEKGEPLTGDALTEIYIDMLKRYYGHDKGFCFIDDMAGVEWAYIPHFYYNFYVYQYATSFTASTALALKVINKEKGAKEKVIKFLSAGCSEYPIDVLKVAGVDMNSLEPFDLTVKYVNNVMDEIEKILAERGE
- a CDS encoding M1 family metallopeptidase, with amino-acid sequence MKQHLRICIFILILHSLLWSQSSAPRSPRNASYTIDVTLDVQKKQISGKETIIWKNITSKPAKEIYFHLYMNAFKNNYSTFIKEAGGKAKLLEKKNQWGWVKINHISDYRGIDLTGNLYFVQPDDSNSYDRTVALLKLKRPVLPGASITLNLNFTTQFPPIYARTGFYKNFFLAGQWFPKVGVFEKNGKWNCHQFHRNSEFFSDYGKYNVSITLPSNFKIEATGIKTDVKQIDSSKKVTFYAEDVHDFAWTAWPHFLKKEITYKGIRISLIYEKDHESSVERSFTAIRHDLDFFEEWAGKYPYSHITILHPPTGAFRASGMEYPQFITGGTIWNIPKGLRFVEMVVVHEFGHQFWYGIVGSNEFEEAWLDEGINSYFESKIMDKYYGQETSLIDFAGIKIGEISNARSAYIGKARLDRILRPSWTYIGGGYSLFSYQKSVLMLRTLENIIGTDNMKKIFRTYFDRWKFKHPHSEDFIKIVNEVTGKDYNFYFDQFLKNSLELDYKVESAFCHKVRKPKGIFSDSAKTELNSKKNLFRSVVKIYRKGEAVLPVDVLIVFDSGDSLKFAWDGKDRWKKYTFIRPDKILSAAVDPGGKLLLDSNHTNNSKTAEIKNRPILYFTSNLISFYQAIFHIITLII
- a CDS encoding tetratricopeptide repeat protein, with the translated sequence MNDKNITQSLENIIKNNPKSLVFARLAGLYLEQGRIDDAINLLEQGIQASPSYVTGHFVLAKAYIAKNLREKAEEALKKVISHDRLFLHAHKLLGDLMARIGWENQAAIHYRDILEIDPLDEETAQMLDTFSFSVKPPEGKNVYSGPKEKEWISGTPPIFERSEKVSQKKQELNIKAGEASSSKNSELDLSEFDLEKFAASGEGLNKISEDHSADNKSNESYSGELDLSDFDLDDISASSGNDNKNQELENTINNAEKLFEKQPENKSETEEEKEAGKNSAALPEDEPELAEKNISEPDINENLPDTGLDEIVNDINQAINQKSETENLYTEDEHLKDILLPDEDTDVKPEDTSDEPFFEEGFLSNITGTTDQGSQDTAEQVPVSSSEEESIDFFKDEEFDEPGISDQLFKDEDAEVSSGRDTVSAEDKEPEIEIPDSTEEIPADDTVSEEQEESITDVSDAEITEQIAEKKVQEESPEPLSEINEDTGQGITEQPAEQQNDISEPKPEPEPEEDADNGEKSSLKIVSPTLGEIYSAQGQFKKAIQVYEILIEKYPEDTEKYTQKINELKKKLEESS
- a CDS encoding LptE family protein, producing MKIKIADILKYILFIFIFAFLGFSAGCGIYSFSGSTIPSNIKTVGIPLFENNTPEFGIDQQITDALIEAISADNTLKIADTRNADSILKGTILQITDRAGQYDANENASSYRITINIKVSFEDVKKRKVFWEETWSQWGQYESDRNQGIKDAVSKLTTDILNKTVSGW
- a CDS encoding sigma-54-dependent Fis family transcriptional regulator, whose translation is MEKKANSIISSLGIIGKSDEFLKVLETVKQVSPLQITVLITGESGTGKEKIARAIHLLSPRAQNPIVTVNCGAIPEGLLESELFGHEKGSFTGATEKRKGYFEIADRGSLFLDEIGEMPLSTQVRLLRVLETQEFMRVGGTTSIRTDVRVIAATNQNLEQAVSKGEFRKDLFYRLNAVNIQLPPLRKRRDDIRMLALYFARELSEKNNIPFRGFTADAFRLLEQNPWPGNIRELKNVVERVLILGKGEKIDEALLTSHLKTTIPEDDRNLPVVLNKSPDQAERELIYRALVDLRLAVEDIRTFIRKNYNPPYKPIPHPISSELPATPIDQPIAQEDTNFNLRDMERILIEQALRKFKGNRRKAARALGIGERTLYRKIKEHNLED
- a CDS encoding MBL fold metallo-hydrolase, translated to MILQAIGTSSSMPVPNRGSSCLILQADSTKILLDIGDGTARQLAKFGIDPAEIDAGVITHAHIDHSAGIFGLLFWMKLTERKNDFIIYAPEYLCDAFRTFLPYMRIRPETLPFRLIFRPLKNGIFFKNSSLSLTAAGNDHLNAGKQGEKFNENVYSFSIIITERNKKAIYSSDVRSLNHLRDYAFNSPLLISETAHISMDSVLSFAEKFNIKKIALTHFPPDFNPDGKFDNSDRNVVLLNDGDILRI